One stretch of Phycisphaerae bacterium DNA includes these proteins:
- a CDS encoding CBS domain-containing protein codes for MQVKETMTNRVKAISADATVRQAAEEMAAINVGVLPVARDQMLVGMLTDRDITIRVVGQGLDPNKTLAGDAMTSGVLTVREDQEIEEVVQAMREKQIRRAPVLDANQRLVGIVSLGDLAAKGGDLELSGAALKGVSEPAEPNL; via the coding sequence ATGCAGGTGAAGGAGACGATGACCAATAGAGTGAAAGCCATCAGTGCAGATGCCACCGTGCGGCAGGCTGCTGAGGAAATGGCCGCAATAAACGTGGGGGTATTGCCAGTGGCCCGCGATCAGATGCTTGTCGGCATGCTCACCGACCGCGATATCACCATCCGCGTGGTCGGACAGGGCTTGGATCCGAACAAAACGCTGGCGGGGGACGCGATGACGAGTGGCGTTCTTACGGTTCGCGAGGATCAGGAAATTGAAGAAGTTGTTCAGGCCATGCGAGAGAAGCAGATTCGCCGCGCACCGGTGCTTGATGCCAACCAACGGCTTGTCGGCATCGTTTCCCTTGGGGACCTCGCCGCCAAAGGGGGCGATCTCGAACTTTCCGGAGCCGCGTTGAAGGGCGTGTCAGAGCCGGCAGAGCCGAATTTGTAA